A window of the Chitinispirillum alkaliphilum genome harbors these coding sequences:
- a CDS encoding Protein-L-isoaspartate O-methyltransferase yields MNTPKNKPAIGCEKLITKLKTKGITCEKVLEAFRKVPRHLFVDGAMYAQAYDDNALPIGVGQTISQPSVVALMTELLELGKDDKILEIGTGSGFQTAILAQFSRRVYTIERHRELGETARKRLRAMGYMNIIFKVGDGTRGWPQHGPFDRIIVTAGAPVTPSTLANQLAMGGLMIIPAGERNNQQLFVFRKTEQGLISQSVGNVVFVPLIGEHGWED; encoded by the coding sequence ATGAATACACCAAAAAACAAACCTGCCATTGGCTGCGAAAAGCTCATAACCAAACTTAAAACAAAAGGGATCACCTGCGAAAAGGTACTGGAGGCGTTTCGTAAAGTGCCACGCCACCTGTTTGTCGACGGTGCCATGTATGCTCAGGCTTACGATGACAACGCGTTGCCTATCGGGGTGGGCCAAACGATCTCACAGCCCTCGGTTGTCGCTCTCATGACAGAGCTGCTCGAGCTTGGAAAAGATGACAAGATTCTTGAGATAGGAACAGGGTCCGGTTTTCAAACCGCAATTCTTGCCCAGTTCTCAAGGCGTGTATATACAATTGAGCGACACAGGGAACTGGGTGAAACCGCACGCAAAAGACTCCGGGCCATGGGTTACATGAATATCATCTTCAAGGTTGGAGACGGTACACGCGGCTGGCCTCAGCATGGTCCCTTTGATCGCATCATAGTTACTGCCGGAGCTCCGGTAACCCCTTCGACTTTGGCAAACCAGCTTGCTATGGGCGGATTGATGATTATTCCTGCAGGAGAGAGAAATAATCAGCAGCTCTTTGTTTTCAGAAAAACTGAGCAGGGACTTATCTCACAAAGTGTGGGTAATGTTGTGTTTGTGCCTCTTATAGGTGAACACGGGTGGGAAGATTAA
- a CDS encoding putative lipoprotein: MLKGVIFTTKINFPGDFLVFFNNSEYFFRYTILYLHFFFLLEVVTGNLVPNTIWALASVLGKTWRTKLEAPSEVNPYIETGKGVIYCFWHSRLFALAHIFRNTGKTAVVSKSRDGRRAAKIAQNWGHDIIFGSSSNGGASALRQCIRTLKEGRSVVITPDGPKGPIEKAKTGVAQISLLSGAPIVILDIIAKKQWRLNSWDKLIVPKAFSEVIVTASDPIYPTPFCDITDPAEAFTLELQDRFKT, translated from the coding sequence TTGTTAAAAGGGGTAATTTTTACCACAAAAATCAACTTCCCCGGAGATTTCTTGGTTTTCTTTAACAATTCTGAGTATTTCTTCAGGTACACTATTTTATATTTACATTTTTTCTTCTTACTGGAGGTAGTTACGGGTAATCTTGTTCCAAATACGATATGGGCTCTCGCCTCAGTTTTAGGTAAAACCTGGCGAACTAAGCTTGAAGCACCGTCAGAGGTGAATCCGTATATCGAAACCGGAAAAGGGGTAATATACTGTTTCTGGCATTCCAGGCTGTTTGCTCTTGCTCACATATTTCGAAATACAGGAAAAACCGCAGTTGTTTCAAAAAGTCGTGATGGCAGACGTGCTGCCAAGATAGCCCAAAACTGGGGACACGATATAATTTTTGGCTCTTCCAGCAACGGCGGGGCGTCAGCCCTGCGCCAGTGCATCAGAACCTTGAAAGAGGGTCGCTCTGTAGTGATCACTCCGGATGGTCCCAAGGGTCCGATTGAAAAAGCCAAAACCGGAGTAGCTCAAATCTCTCTGCTCAGTGGAGCTCCCATTGTGATACTTGATATCATAGCGAAAAAACAGTGGCGTCTGAATTCCTGGGATAAATTAATTGTACCTAAAGCATTCTCAGAAGTAATAGTTACGGCAAGTGATCCGATTTATCCGACCCCTTTCTGTGACATAACCGATCCAGCAGAAGCATTCACCCTCGAACTACAAGACCGGTTTAAGACATGA
- a CDS encoding glycosyl transferase, family 2, with product MTNITWPEDIYILIPSYKSVSLLREFLKSLIATVPLKRVCVVDDGSHDGTKQLCEQRGIECIVHKENMGKGAALNSGFKHLIEKKDARWIVTMDADGQHSPDDLGLFLEVAGKKPETGICIGARTMKPGIMPLARICSNKLTSGFLSLITSQKIPDSQSGYRLYSTEMLKNIVLRFKRFEMETEVILKARHSGFPINYVQVQTLYLKEGSSHISHFFDTVRWMKAVLYILLNKNRVIKPESES from the coding sequence ATGACAAACATAACTTGGCCCGAAGACATATACATACTTATCCCCTCTTATAAATCAGTAAGTTTACTTAGAGAATTCCTCAAATCACTTATAGCTACCGTTCCTTTGAAGAGAGTATGTGTGGTTGATGACGGTTCTCATGACGGGACCAAGCAGCTCTGTGAACAGAGAGGTATAGAGTGCATAGTGCATAAAGAAAACATGGGCAAGGGTGCGGCTCTAAACTCCGGATTCAAACATCTTATTGAAAAAAAAGATGCCAGGTGGATTGTAACGATGGATGCCGATGGTCAGCACTCCCCAGACGATCTCGGTCTGTTTCTGGAAGTGGCCGGAAAAAAGCCTGAAACCGGGATTTGCATTGGAGCAAGAACCATGAAGCCCGGAATAATGCCTCTCGCCAGAATATGCTCAAACAAATTAACCTCAGGTTTTCTCAGCCTCATTACATCACAGAAAATACCAGACAGTCAAAGCGGATACCGACTCTATTCAACCGAGATGCTTAAAAACATCGTGCTCAGGTTCAAACGCTTCGAAATGGAAACAGAAGTGATACTTAAAGCCAGGCATTCTGGATTTCCGATCAACTACGTACAAGTGCAAACATTATATTTGAAAGAGGGTTCCAGTCATATTTCACACTTTTTTGATACTGTTCGCTGGATGAAAGCTGTTTTGTACATACTTTTAAATAAAAACAGGGTTATCAAACCGGAATCCGAATCCTAA
- a CDS encoding putative cell wall-binding domain produces the protein MTVFKKGIALAAMLSFAAVLSIGCSDSTGPVTHTVTFDSQGGTEVSPQEVKDGDFIAWEVPSRGDDFFMGWFLNPEFTEKWDPSNMVTQDITLFARFENPENVRAVTFYTDGGSEIEPVLAVVGQPISAPSDPVKDGYIFEGWYTEQGDLWSFEKPVTEDMTLVAGWASGMIVFEDFNSESITQTTLAEGSVNGGYWYYYSDPTNDSAHAWFESPDMEAMIGPLGAHGAFGDNGLFAKAFFNPTPEVEYPYAAVVAPIISTEGEEYYFDLSNLEEIKFWAKGSGEVRVNLLTYLTTLGDYEDDWGVFGYNVILTPDWQEVTVPMSGLTPTKHSVLESDNMTWADASDRVNGVEFSFNNTYPEVELYLDNIRFYFNGQGAADEFKAAVDSKLEMWVEE, from the coding sequence ATGACTGTCTTCAAAAAGGGAATTGCTCTTGCTGCAATGCTTTCATTTGCAGCTGTTCTCTCTATCGGCTGCAGTGATTCTACCGGACCTGTAACTCATACCGTTACTTTTGATTCTCAGGGAGGAACCGAAGTTTCTCCTCAGGAGGTAAAAGATGGTGATTTCATTGCCTGGGAAGTGCCAAGCAGAGGAGATGACTTTTTTATGGGTTGGTTCCTGAATCCAGAATTCACCGAGAAATGGGATCCTTCCAATATGGTTACGCAGGATATTACTCTTTTTGCACGCTTCGAAAATCCTGAAAATGTACGCGCTGTAACTTTTTACACTGATGGAGGTTCTGAAATAGAACCGGTTCTTGCTGTTGTTGGTCAGCCGATCTCTGCTCCTTCAGACCCTGTCAAAGATGGCTATATTTTTGAAGGATGGTATACAGAACAGGGCGATCTGTGGAGTTTTGAAAAACCTGTCACAGAAGACATGACCCTTGTTGCTGGTTGGGCAAGTGGGATGATTGTTTTTGAGGATTTCAACAGTGAAAGCATCACTCAGACAACATTAGCAGAAGGCAGCGTAAACGGTGGTTACTGGTATTACTATAGTGATCCGACCAATGATTCCGCTCATGCATGGTTTGAGTCTCCGGATATGGAAGCTATGATCGGTCCTTTGGGTGCACATGGTGCGTTCGGGGATAATGGTCTGTTTGCTAAAGCCTTCTTTAACCCTACTCCTGAGGTAGAGTATCCTTATGCTGCTGTGGTCGCTCCAATTATCAGCACTGAAGGTGAAGAATACTATTTCGATTTGAGCAACCTTGAAGAAATAAAATTCTGGGCAAAAGGCTCAGGGGAAGTGAGAGTTAACCTTCTCACTTATCTGACAACTCTTGGTGACTATGAGGACGATTGGGGGGTATTTGGTTACAACGTAATCCTCACCCCTGATTGGCAGGAAGTAACAGTTCCAATGAGCGGTCTTACACCTACTAAACATTCAGTTCTTGAAAGCGACAATATGACATGGGCTGATGCATCAGACAGAGTTAACGGCGTAGAATTCAGCTTTAACAACACTTATCCCGAAGTTGAGCTATATCTTGATAATATCAGATTTTATTTCAATGGTCAGGGTGCTGCTGATGAGTTTAAAGCAGCAGTTGACAGCAAGCTTGAGATGTGGGTAGAAGAATAA
- a CDS encoding NADP-specific glutamate dehydrogenase, translating into MAFEIAAFLEKVKSRNPSEKEFYQAAEEVVHSVAPFLDKNPKYIKASVLERMIEPERVIIFRVPWVDDKGDVQVNRGYRVEMNSAIGPYKGGLRFHPSVNLGVLKFLAFEQVFKNSLTTLPLGGGKGGADFDPKGKSDKEVMAFCQSFMAELSRHIGPDTDIPAGDIGVGAREIGYMFGMYRKLKNEFTGVLTGKGLGWGGSLIRPEATGYGLIYFCEEMLKTRGESFEGKEVAVSGSGNVAQFATQKATELGAKVVTLSDSSGSIYDPQGITPEKLQYVMELKNVKRGRIKEYAEHFKCEYMEGKRPWSVKCDIALPCATQNELDEDEAKTLLKNGCTCVGEGANMPSTPGAVKAFIENKILFAPGKAANAGGVATSGLEMTQNSMRLSWSREEVDQKLSTIMKNIHQQCVTYGKEGDFINYVSGANIGGFVKVADAMIAQGVV; encoded by the coding sequence ATGGCATTTGAAATCGCAGCTTTTCTTGAAAAAGTGAAAAGCAGAAACCCGAGTGAAAAAGAATTCTATCAGGCCGCGGAAGAGGTCGTTCATTCAGTAGCTCCTTTTCTTGACAAGAACCCAAAATATATCAAAGCCAGTGTTTTGGAGCGAATGATCGAACCTGAAAGAGTTATCATTTTCAGAGTGCCATGGGTGGATGATAAGGGTGATGTACAGGTGAACCGTGGGTATCGGGTAGAGATGAACAGTGCAATCGGTCCATACAAAGGCGGACTGCGTTTTCATCCATCTGTAAATCTGGGTGTTCTGAAGTTTCTTGCATTTGAACAGGTGTTTAAAAATTCTCTTACGACCCTGCCACTTGGTGGAGGTAAGGGAGGAGCAGATTTTGACCCTAAAGGCAAATCAGATAAAGAAGTTATGGCATTCTGCCAGTCGTTTATGGCTGAACTCTCACGCCACATCGGACCAGATACCGATATACCGGCCGGTGATATAGGAGTTGGTGCAAGGGAGATTGGGTATATGTTCGGAATGTACAGAAAACTGAAAAATGAATTTACTGGGGTACTTACCGGTAAAGGACTTGGCTGGGGAGGAAGTCTGATTCGTCCTGAAGCCACGGGATATGGTCTGATTTACTTTTGTGAAGAGATGCTTAAAACAAGGGGTGAGAGCTTTGAGGGCAAGGAAGTGGCAGTCAGCGGTTCCGGTAATGTAGCCCAGTTTGCAACCCAGAAGGCAACTGAACTTGGTGCAAAAGTTGTGACCCTTTCTGATTCATCCGGAAGCATTTACGATCCCCAGGGGATTACCCCGGAAAAACTGCAGTACGTGATGGAGCTTAAAAATGTAAAAAGAGGCCGGATTAAAGAATATGCCGAACATTTCAAATGCGAGTACATGGAAGGGAAGCGTCCATGGAGTGTGAAGTGTGATATTGCTCTGCCATGTGCCACTCAGAATGAGCTTGATGAAGATGAAGCCAAAACACTTCTCAAAAACGGCTGCACATGCGTTGGTGAAGGCGCAAACATGCCAAGTACACCAGGGGCTGTTAAGGCTTTTATTGAGAATAAAATTCTATTTGCACCTGGTAAGGCTGCCAATGCTGGAGGGGTGGCCACAAGCGGACTTGAGATGACTCAAAACAGCATGCGTCTAAGCTGGAGCCGCGAAGAAGTTGACCAGAAACTCAGTACCATTATGAAAAACATTCACCAACAGTGCGTAACCTATGGTAAAGAGGGTGATTTTATCAATTATGTAAGCGGTGCTAACATTGGAGGATTTGTGAAAGTCGCTGATGCTATGATCGCTCAGGGTGTCGTGTGA
- a CDS encoding 5,10-methylenetetrahydrofolate reductase, which yields MHITDILNQNKISFSYEFFPPRSDSAATQLYHAISRLKSLQPAYVSVTYGAGGSTRDLTHDLVLKIQRETSITVVSHLTCVGTSKTEVHGILEDYQKNGITNIMALRGDLTPESRSQNRDFTYAGDLVRYIKKHFPSMGIGVAGYPEGHPETPNRLKEMDYLKAKVDEGADYICTQLFFDNNDYYDFCERCLLAGIKIPVLAGIMPITSRKGMMRMADLALGTRHPARLLKALSRAEDDELFAKVGTHWATEQVLDLIDNEVKGIHFYTLNRSKATIDIYNSLGVTSSAGLTQNHT from the coding sequence ATGCACATTACAGACATCCTGAACCAAAACAAAATCAGTTTCAGTTATGAGTTTTTCCCCCCGAGAAGCGATTCCGCAGCAACTCAGCTATACCACGCCATCTCCAGGCTCAAATCTCTGCAGCCTGCATATGTCAGTGTTACCTACGGAGCGGGAGGTAGCACAAGAGACCTGACCCACGATCTGGTTCTCAAAATCCAGCGTGAAACCAGTATCACTGTAGTCAGCCATCTTACCTGTGTAGGAACAAGCAAAACGGAAGTTCACGGTATTCTGGAAGATTATCAGAAAAACGGTATCACCAATATCATGGCGCTAAGAGGCGATCTGACACCCGAGAGCCGCTCCCAAAACAGAGATTTCACATACGCAGGTGATCTGGTCAGATATATCAAAAAACATTTCCCATCCATGGGTATAGGTGTAGCCGGCTATCCTGAGGGACACCCTGAAACCCCAAACAGACTCAAAGAGATGGATTATCTCAAAGCAAAAGTGGATGAAGGTGCTGATTACATCTGCACTCAGCTTTTTTTCGACAACAATGACTACTATGACTTTTGCGAAAGATGTCTTCTTGCAGGGATAAAAATACCTGTTTTAGCAGGGATAATGCCTATCACTTCACGCAAGGGAATGATGCGCATGGCCGATCTTGCACTTGGCACAAGACATCCGGCGCGGTTGCTTAAAGCACTGTCAAGAGCAGAAGATGATGAACTTTTTGCAAAGGTGGGCACACACTGGGCTACCGAACAGGTCCTTGATCTCATAGACAATGAGGTAAAGGGTATTCATTTTTACACTCTCAACCGCTCAAAAGCAACCATAGACATTTATAATTCACTGGGAGTAACAAGTTCTGCAGGCTTGACACAAAATCACACATGA
- a CDS encoding Ankyrin 1 translates to MFFKLQEEKKLLKVKSLSITVKEIKRSEAMDLIRFCTKGDIVNLKSLITGGADINCKDPQGRTALIEAAWSGHLEIVKLLIARGADVNAADKSGFTALMRASEEGYTFIVKALIKHGANVNCCGTVKGKTPLMLAAENGHLKIIDILLEAGSEINKSDYFEETALSRAYNKEKFKVAEMLESRGAIGRMERSSYSQPDRETRTIPKAALAHWSAEMESDDDFTD, encoded by the coding sequence TTGTTTTTCAAACTGCAGGAAGAAAAGAAACTTCTAAAAGTAAAATCCCTGAGTATTACAGTTAAAGAGATTAAAAGGAGCGAAGCTATGGATCTGATACGTTTTTGCACAAAAGGTGACATCGTAAATCTTAAAAGCCTTATAACCGGGGGAGCAGATATCAACTGCAAGGACCCCCAGGGCAGAACCGCGCTGATTGAAGCGGCCTGGTCCGGACACCTTGAAATTGTCAAACTACTGATAGCCAGGGGGGCCGATGTCAATGCTGCGGACAAATCAGGTTTCACCGCTCTTATGCGGGCATCTGAAGAGGGGTATACATTCATTGTAAAGGCACTGATTAAACATGGAGCCAATGTTAACTGCTGCGGTACTGTCAAGGGGAAAACCCCTCTCATGCTGGCTGCTGAAAACGGACATCTCAAAATAATCGATATACTTCTTGAGGCCGGTTCTGAAATAAACAAATCAGATTACTTTGAAGAAACTGCGCTTTCCCGTGCTTACAACAAAGAAAAATTCAAAGTAGCAGAAATGCTTGAGTCAAGGGGGGCGATCGGAAGAATGGAACGAAGCAGCTATTCACAGCCGGACAGAGAAACAAGAACAATCCCAAAAGCCGCCCTCGCACACTGGAGTGCAGAAATGGAATCTGATGATGATTTCACAGATTAA
- a CDS encoding transcriptional regulator, CdaR → MNKKNNSNDKYLQGITQISKAIMDRNYLDDLLALIVSVTAKITDSRICSILLLDKQKNELILKACQSDLGKYSQRSNTPLGKGIAGRVAQSNNPIKVINVCKDPRFINKKIAEEDGLVSLVSVPMSVEGEIIGVINCYTPHEYDFSKQEIDMLTTIATQAAVVIKNTELRVMKEIVELELQERKIIEQAKEILMQKKNISGKEAFNLLRQQSMNKRTPMIKLANSIILASSFD, encoded by the coding sequence ATGAACAAAAAGAACAATTCAAACGACAAATACCTTCAGGGGATAACGCAAATAAGTAAAGCGATCATGGATCGTAACTATCTCGACGATCTGCTTGCATTGATTGTTTCAGTAACTGCAAAAATCACCGATTCCCGGATTTGCTCCATTCTTTTACTGGACAAACAGAAAAATGAGCTTATACTTAAAGCGTGCCAGTCTGATCTTGGCAAGTACAGCCAACGCTCAAATACCCCTTTGGGCAAGGGAATAGCAGGCAGAGTAGCACAAAGCAACAACCCAATCAAAGTTATAAACGTATGCAAAGATCCCCGTTTCATAAATAAAAAAATCGCAGAGGAAGACGGGCTCGTATCACTTGTCTCTGTTCCTATGAGCGTTGAGGGTGAAATAATCGGGGTAATCAATTGCTATACTCCTCACGAATATGATTTCTCCAAACAGGAAATCGATATGCTCACCACTATCGCAACCCAAGCCGCTGTGGTTATTAAAAACACGGAACTGCGCGTTATGAAAGAGATCGTTGAACTGGAACTTCAGGAGAGAAAAATCATTGAACAGGCAAAAGAGATCCTGATGCAGAAAAAAAATATTTCTGGCAAAGAAGCTTTCAATCTGCTGAGACAACAAAGCATGAATAAACGAACCCCAATGATTAAACTTGCAAATTCTATCATTCTGGCTTCTTCATTTGACTGA
- a CDS encoding Radical SAM domain protein encodes MSKTALIINPWVTDFKLYDEWMHPLGLYILIDQLQKSGYITHYFNCVQRSESKHKKHNTGAFQCTEIEKPDIFRQIKRRYKRYGVSDEKLKEFLLKTPSPDLICVGSMMTYWLPGVSETIECIRSVHPKTPLIAGGIGAKLFGHYLRKHHPDCTIYGNDNFEDHLSSLFKPVKPEEISLIPGLSQLKTAFHAPVLTTLGCPMSCSYCASSLLQPHYYKRDISQVIEEIAFMRERHDVKNFSFYDDALLMDGYNTLYPIYKALEKGISEVRFHTPNGLHARFIDQNTAALMHRMNFQTIRIGYESGNVKHRKQIANKISKDLIAQKIEILQTAGFKKQQIGVYIMGGLESQVPEDFIKEVEFISGLNVMVKPVFISPVPGTSLFDKYANIYPQLLSDPNWHNDVFFITNLPGWTESVLRELELRVRYLNQK; translated from the coding sequence ATGTCTAAAACCGCCTTAATCATCAATCCCTGGGTTACTGATTTTAAGCTTTATGATGAATGGATGCATCCGCTTGGACTTTATATCCTTATTGATCAACTGCAAAAATCTGGCTACATAACGCACTATTTCAATTGTGTGCAACGCTCTGAGTCAAAGCACAAAAAACACAACACCGGTGCCTTTCAGTGTACAGAGATTGAAAAGCCGGATATTTTCAGGCAGATTAAGCGCAGATATAAAAGATACGGCGTTTCAGATGAAAAATTGAAAGAGTTTCTCCTAAAAACCCCCTCTCCCGATCTAATCTGTGTTGGGAGCATGATGACCTACTGGCTTCCGGGTGTAAGTGAGACAATTGAGTGCATCCGCTCGGTTCACCCAAAAACACCATTGATTGCAGGGGGCATTGGAGCCAAGCTTTTTGGTCATTACTTAAGAAAACATCATCCCGATTGCACCATTTATGGGAACGATAATTTTGAGGACCATCTTTCAAGCTTGTTTAAACCGGTTAAACCAGAAGAGATCTCCCTTATACCCGGATTGTCTCAGCTAAAAACAGCGTTTCACGCTCCGGTGCTCACTACTCTTGGCTGTCCCATGTCATGCAGCTACTGTGCATCTTCATTGCTCCAGCCACATTATTATAAGAGAGATATTAGTCAGGTGATTGAAGAGATAGCGTTTATGAGAGAGAGACATGATGTGAAAAATTTTTCTTTCTATGATGATGCGCTACTTATGGATGGTTACAACACCTTATACCCGATATATAAGGCTTTGGAGAAGGGGATTTCTGAGGTCAGGTTTCATACACCAAATGGTCTGCATGCCCGTTTTATAGATCAAAACACCGCAGCTTTAATGCACAGAATGAATTTCCAAACCATTCGCATTGGATATGAAAGCGGGAACGTGAAACATCGGAAACAGATCGCCAATAAAATCTCTAAGGACCTCATTGCACAGAAAATAGAAATACTGCAAACTGCAGGTTTCAAAAAACAGCAGATAGGTGTGTACATAATGGGAGGTCTTGAGTCTCAGGTCCCGGAAGATTTCATTAAGGAAGTGGAATTTATTTCCGGCCTTAATGTAATGGTTAAGCCAGTATTTATTTCACCGGTGCCGGGAACATCGCTTTTTGATAAATACGCAAATATATACCCCCAGCTCCTCAGCGATCCCAATTGGCACAATGATGTTTTCTTTATCACCAACCTTCCAGGCTGGACAGAATCGGTATTAAGAGAGCTCGAACTGAGGGTGAGATATCTGAATCAGAAGTAA
- a CDS encoding glycosyltransferase, translating to MEKPVLDGKTIVRISLSFQQGGGVEQYLRDLNQSLLNRNSMTIIQMHLSKDLDHHQETTEYIGMGRFIRVAIPALFDTVSDWNSLKREKKKRGKRISHFAREHVLYNPVLGFLFSKFKRARRVRNLGIDAKNAAQIYEEIIQRYSPDLLVLHSIGSAQTAKMIDISKNRKIPFAYINHYTNQKFHDFCVREQISGASAVAGVTSAGIPKYLQKNFISVFDGIDTDFFNKDELVQKNTLSYPLILLPARVSPGKGHADLIRAAVKLKSQGVGFNLGFAGRIDSPEVLQYLKKLARISGISRRVFFLGFCDQQELRAWYARSAVVVLPSRTEGFARVLLEAQAMSRPVVAYDVGGNSQCIKNNESGFICRYGDTAKFASLLIKLLCDEGLRKKMGENGRNNVQTNYTLSHLAQRHEIFYSRIIDRPCTVE from the coding sequence ATGGAAAAACCTGTGCTCGACGGAAAAACAATCGTAAGAATCTCACTCTCTTTTCAACAAGGTGGAGGGGTTGAGCAGTACTTAAGAGACCTCAACCAATCACTTCTAAACCGCAACTCAATGACCATAATTCAAATGCATCTTTCAAAGGATCTGGATCATCATCAGGAGACAACAGAATATATCGGAATGGGCAGATTTATTCGGGTTGCTATCCCCGCGCTCTTCGATACTGTATCAGATTGGAACAGTCTGAAAAGAGAGAAAAAGAAACGTGGAAAACGGATAAGTCATTTTGCAAGGGAGCATGTGCTTTACAATCCGGTTTTGGGCTTTCTTTTTTCAAAATTCAAAAGGGCTCGCAGGGTTAGAAATCTTGGAATAGATGCAAAAAATGCAGCCCAAATATATGAAGAGATTATTCAAAGATATTCACCCGATTTGCTTGTTCTCCACTCTATCGGAAGTGCACAAACCGCAAAAATGATAGATATTTCCAAAAACAGAAAAATTCCTTTTGCCTATATAAACCATTATACAAACCAAAAATTCCACGATTTCTGTGTCAGAGAGCAGATCAGTGGTGCTTCTGCGGTGGCTGGGGTTACTTCTGCCGGGATCCCAAAATATCTTCAGAAAAACTTCATAAGTGTGTTTGATGGAATTGACACAGATTTTTTCAATAAGGATGAGCTGGTTCAGAAAAACACTCTTAGCTATCCGCTGATTTTACTCCCCGCAAGAGTATCACCCGGGAAAGGGCATGCTGACCTGATTCGTGCTGCAGTTAAGCTAAAGTCTCAGGGAGTGGGGTTTAATCTCGGATTTGCAGGTAGAATCGATTCTCCTGAGGTGCTCCAGTATCTCAAAAAATTAGCACGGATAAGCGGAATTTCAAGGAGAGTGTTCTTCCTTGGATTCTGTGACCAGCAGGAGCTAAGGGCATGGTATGCAAGAAGTGCGGTAGTGGTGCTTCCCAGTCGAACTGAGGGGTTTGCCCGTGTTTTGCTTGAAGCTCAGGCGATGTCAAGGCCCGTTGTGGCATATGATGTCGGGGGAAATTCCCAATGCATTAAAAATAATGAAAGCGGTTTTATATGTCGCTACGGGGATACGGCTAAATTCGCCTCCCTGCTAATAAAACTGCTCTGTGACGAAGGTCTAAGAAAAAAAATGGGCGAAAATGGAAGAAATAACGTTCAAACCAACTATACACTCTCTCATCTTGCGCAAAGGCACGAAATTTTCTATTCCCGCATAATTGACAGGCCCTGTACTGTTGAATGA
- a CDS encoding membrane protein, giving the protein MTHWIKELGAGFVIGAANIIPGVSGGTLMLVLGIYRRVMSSLSNLKANIIPQLFQNSTKAILSKNRKPHLEALKETCKNIDGFFMIRLMAGAVFAILVLSDLMKHLLSTHFSNTYAFFFGLIMVSAIFSVRYIKRKKIRHIAPLAAGLLLTIAIAVSVDPSESTQSKSDHYKAQYELNVQSDLSSPATQRESGRFQYVGHYSLSNFSTSGLVGALSASAMILPGLSGSLVLILTGQYYEVISAISGLRTFQLDYFFYLCVFAVGILLGILFFAKTVTYVFNRYYDGTMSFLIGLMAGSLFTLWPFKETIVIDQYVKTPEGISLISDTTVHTNINILPATNAEALWALVFFFAGLSTMLLLTRLDKKKTTPDCG; this is encoded by the coding sequence ATGACTCATTGGATCAAAGAACTGGGCGCTGGATTTGTCATTGGAGCGGCAAATATTATCCCGGGTGTATCTGGCGGAACTCTCATGCTTGTCCTGGGGATCTATCGCAGAGTTATGTCTTCGTTAAGCAACCTAAAAGCAAACATTATCCCCCAGCTATTTCAAAACTCCACAAAAGCAATCTTATCAAAAAACCGCAAACCTCACCTCGAGGCACTAAAAGAAACCTGTAAGAATATAGATGGTTTTTTCATGATTCGCCTAATGGCCGGGGCGGTATTTGCCATACTGGTGTTGTCGGACCTGATGAAACACCTTTTAAGCACCCACTTTTCAAACACTTACGCGTTTTTCTTCGGGCTCATCATGGTCTCTGCCATATTTTCGGTGCGCTACATAAAAAGAAAAAAAATCCGTCACATTGCCCCGCTCGCTGCAGGACTGCTGCTCACCATAGCGATAGCGGTTTCTGTCGATCCATCCGAAAGCACCCAAAGTAAATCAGATCATTACAAAGCTCAATATGAGTTGAATGTACAGTCAGATCTCTCTTCCCCTGCTACACAGAGAGAGTCTGGGCGTTTCCAATACGTGGGTCATTATAGTCTCTCAAATTTCAGCACTTCAGGACTTGTTGGGGCACTTTCAGCAAGTGCGATGATCTTGCCGGGACTGAGCGGTTCTTTGGTTCTGATTCTCACGGGGCAGTATTATGAGGTTATTTCCGCTATTTCCGGATTAAGAACATTTCAGTTAGACTATTTTTTCTACTTGTGCGTATTTGCTGTGGGAATCCTTCTGGGAATACTGTTTTTTGCCAAAACTGTCACCTACGTGTTCAACCGTTACTATGACGGCACGATGAGTTTTCTTATTGGATTGATGGCCGGGTCCCTCTTTACGTTATGGCCATTCAAGGAAACTATCGTCATCGATCAGTATGTGAAAACCCCGGAGGGCATTTCGCTTATTAGCGATACAACTGTACACACAAATATCAATATACTTCCAGCAACAAATGCCGAAGCCCTGTGGGCTCTTGTTTTCTTCTTCGCCGGTTTATCGACAATGCTTTTGCTGACAAGGCTGGACAAGAAGAAAACAACTCCCGATTGCGGCTAA